Proteins found in one candidate division KSB1 bacterium genomic segment:
- the fliS gene encoding flagellar export chaperone FliS, protein MEYQSQISHYKKVQLSTANPGKLVSMLFARLEKELTNAKEFIIFSKLEDKCNSILLSQEILIELTSSLNFEAGEIANNLQSLYLYMYRELNLINLKNDTEAVDVVIQISKDLNSTWSEMLQKNPEVSKESKSAQINYQNMSIVG, encoded by the coding sequence ATGGAATACCAGAGCCAGATATCTCACTACAAAAAAGTTCAGTTGTCCACTGCAAATCCCGGGAAATTAGTTTCAATGTTATTTGCCAGGCTTGAAAAAGAGCTTACCAATGCCAAGGAATTTATCATTTTTAGTAAACTTGAAGATAAATGCAACTCAATATTATTAAGTCAAGAAATTCTTATTGAGCTGACTAGCTCTTTAAATTTTGAGGCAGGTGAAATTGCAAATAATCTGCAGTCACTTTATTTATACATGTATCGTGAACTCAACTTGATTAATCTTAAAAATGATACAGAAGCAGTGGATGTTGTCATACAAATCAGCAAAGATCTGAATTCTACATGGAGTGAAATGTTACAAAAAAATCCTGAAGTATCAAAAGAATCAAAATCAGCCCAAATAAATTACCAAAATATGTCGATAGTAGGATAA